From the genome of Aerococcus sanguinicola:
ATTTTTTTGGATACCGACTTCTTGGACATAGGCCTTGATGCGCTTCCACACCCCTTGACGGCTGATCCCCTTTCCGTGGTGGTTTAGGAATAAGATCTCCGAATCCTTATCCTTGAGCAGTTGGTCACGGGCATAGTCCTGGTAGCGGCCAATCCAATCAGCAGCCACTTCCCCCAGGGGCACAATCCGCTCCTTGTCCCCCTTGCCCAAACTCTGGAGGAAGCCTAATTCTGGATGGATATCCGTTACTTTGAGATGGACGAGCTCACTCACACGAAGGCCCGAAGCATAGAGGAGCTCCAACATGGCCCGGTCTCTTAGTCCTAGGGGTGTCCCGATATCTGGAGCCTGGAGCAAACGGTCCACTTCAGCCATGCTTAAGACAGTGGGCAGGGTCTGCCGTTTCTTGGGCATGGCAATCTGGTCGACGGGATTCTGGTCAATCTGTCCGTTCAACAATAAGTGGGAAAAGAAACGCCGCAAGCATGACAGCAAGTGGCTGAGGGTAGTCGGCTTCTGTCCTTGGTCGCTCTTGAACTTGAGAAAGGCCCGGATATCTGTGCGATCTAGGTCCTTGTAATGGCTAAAGCCTTGGTCCTCCATCCAAGCATCCAAGCCCCGGATATCATTGGCGTAGCTCTTGATAGTGTTATTCGA
Proteins encoded in this window:
- the xerD gene encoding site-specific tyrosine recombinase XerD; the protein is MTNKELLEDFLMTLKVEAGLSNNTIKSYANDIRGLDAWMEDQGFSHYKDLDRTDIRAFLKFKSDQGQKPTTLSHLLSCLRRFFSHLLLNGQIDQNPVDQIAMPKKRQTLPTVLSMAEVDRLLQAPDIGTPLGLRDRAMLELLYASGLRVSELVHLKVTDIHPELGFLQSLGKGDKERIVPLGEVAADWIGRYQDYARDQLLKDKDSEILFLNHHGKGISRQGVWKRIKAYVQEVGIQKNVSPHTLRHSFATHILENGADLRVVQELLGHSDISTTQIYTHIHAPHLKEIYAKSFPRS